A genomic region of Branchiostoma lanceolatum isolate klBraLanc5 chromosome 4, klBraLanc5.hap2, whole genome shotgun sequence contains the following coding sequences:
- the LOC136433948 gene encoding cleavage and polyadenylation specificity factor subunit 2-like: MTSILKLTPLCGVHDENPLCYLLQFDEFRFLLDCGWDEKFTMSYVENMKKYAHQIDAVLISHPDPLHLGALPYMVGKCGLNCPIYTTIPVYKMGQMFMYDIYQSRQNTEDFTIFTLDDVDAAFDKIVQLKYSQNVPMKGKGHGLTITPLPAGHMIGGTVWRIVKEGEEDVVYAVDYNHKKERHLNGCVLEGINRPCLLITDAYNANYVQLRRKLRDEQLLTEIFNTVRDDGNVLVSIDTAGRVLELSQLLEQYWQNAETGLQAYNLCLLNNVAYNVVEFAKSQVEWMSDKIMRVFEDNRNNPFQFKHLKLCHSLSELHKVPDPKVVLASVPDLESGFSRELFVQWCHSPKNTVVLTSRPGPGTLGRMLIENPKMKTFTLQARKRVRLEGPELEEYLQEEKKEKEEKKRRESKAKGDESDTSESEDEMEVEGSSFPAGAKGVAKHDLMMKGEGGRKGGFFKQAKKAYPMFPAPEERIKWDDYGEIIKPEDFMVVEMTQAEEEKAKAEGEAAAQEEFAEELTDVPTKSIVQELTLDIKCRVVYIDFEGRSDGESMKKIMSQLKPRQLVIVHGNSESTLLLAEVCRSTAGMVQGKVFTPKLNETVDATMESHIYQVKLKDSLVSSLQFFKARDTELAWVDGQLDLTTPATDTSALLEEGEVQEMEEEEEQKKKGKSAKSAAEESRETVPTLEALPVSQIPGHEAVFINKPRLSDIKQVLQKEGIQAEFSGGVLICNNVVALKRNESGRIGMEGCICEDYYKVRKLLYEQYAIV, encoded by the exons ATGACGTCCATCCTGAAGCTGACCCCCCTGTGCGGTGTCCACGATGAGAACCCCCTCTGCTACCTGCTCCAGTTTGATGAATTCCGCTTCCTGCTGGACTGTGGCTGGGACGAGAAGTTCACCATGAGTTATGTGGAGAACATGAAGAA GTACGCCCACCAGATAGATGCAGTGCTGATCTCCCACCCTGACCCCCTCCACCTGGGTGCGCTGCCCTACATGGTGGGGAAGTGTGGGTTAAACTGTCCCATCTACACAACCATCCCGGTCTACAAGATGGGGCAGATGTTCATGTATGACATCTACCAG TCTCGACAGAACACAGAAGACTTCACCATCTTCACCCTGGACGATGTGGACGCGGCTTTTGACAAGATCGTGCAGCTGAAATATTCCCAGAATGTCCCCATGAAAG GAAAGGGCCATGGCCTGACCATCACCCCCCTGCCAGCCGGCCACATGATCGGTGGAACCGTCTGGAGAATCGTGAAGGAAGGGGAGGAGGATGTGGTGTATGCTGTGGACTATAATCACAAGAAAGAAAG ACATCTGAATGGCTGTGTGTTAGAGGGTATAAACAGACCTTGTCTCCTCATCACGGACGCCTACAACGCCAACTACGTCCAGCTCAGAAGGAAGCTCAGGGACGAACAACTCCTCA ctGAGATTTTCAACACCGTACGAGATGATGGGAACGTGTTAGTGTCCATCGATACTGCAGGGAGAGTGCTGGAATTGTCACAGCTTCTG GAGCAATACTGGCAGAATGCCGAGACAGGCCTGCAGGCCTACAACCTGTGCCTGTTGAACAACGTGGCCTACAATGTGGTGGAGTTTGCAAAGTCACAG GTGGAGTGGATGAGTGACAAGATCATGCGAGTGTTTGAGGACAACAGGAACAACCCTTTCCAGTTCAAACACCTGAAGCTGTGCCACAGTCTCAGCGAGCTGCACAAGGTCCCTGACCCCAAG GTTGTTCTTGCATCAGTGCCTGACCTGGAGTCAGGTTTCTCCCGGGAACTGTTCGTGCAGTGGTGTCACAGTCCGAAGAACACCGTGGTGCTGACGTCACGTCCCGGCCCCGGCACGCTGGGGAGGATGCTCATCGAAAACCCCAAGATGAAGACATTCACCTTACAG GCAAGAAAAAGAGTTCGACTTGAGGGACCAGAGCTGGAAGAATACTTGcaggaagagaagaaagaaaaggaggAGAAAAAGAGAAGGGAATCGAAAGCAAAGGG AGATGAGTCGGACACCAGTGAGAGTGAGGATGAGATGGAGGTGGAGGGGTCCAGCTTCCCGGCGGGGGCGAAGGGCGTGGCGAAGCACGACCTGATgatgaagggggaggggggcaggaaggGCGGCTTCTTCAAGCAGGCCAAGAAGGCGTATCCCATGTTCCCCGCACCCGAGGAGCGGATCAAGTGGGACGACTACGGGGAGATCATCAA GCCAGAGGACTTCATGGTTGTAGAAATGACACAAGCAGAAGAGGAGAAAGCTAAAGCA GAAGGAGAAGCTGCTGCTCAGGAAGAATTTGCAGAAG AACTGACAGATGTCCCAACTAAGAGTATTGTACAGGAGCTGACACTGGACATCAA ATGCCGCGTGGTGTACATTGACTTTGAGGGCAGGTCAGATGGAGAGTCCATGAAGAAAATCATGTCCCAGCTGAAGCCAAGACAGCTG GTTATAGTCCACGGGAACAGTGAGTCCACCCTGCTGCTTGCTGAAGTGTGCCGTTCCACAGCCGGGATGGTCCAGGGGAAAGTCTTCACACCAAAGCTGAACGAGACTGTCGATGCCACTATGGAGAGCCACATCTACCAG GTGAAGCTGAAGGACTCCTTAGTGAGCTCCCTGCAGTTCTTCAAGGCGCGGGACACGGAGCTGGCCTGGGTGGACGGCCAGCTGGACCTGACCACGCCCGCCACCGACACCTCCGCTCTCCTGGAGGAGGGGGAGGTCCAAgagatggaggaggaggaggagcagaagAAGAAGG GCAAGTCTGCTAAGTCAGCTGCAGAGGAGTCAAGAGAGACAGTTCCTACCCTGGAGGCACTACCTGTCAGCCAG ATCCCAGGCCACGAAGCCGTGTTCATCAACAAACCGCGACTGTCGGACATCAAGCAGGTTCTGCAGAAGGAAGGCATCCAGGCGGAGTTCTCAGGAGGGGTGCTCATCTGTAACAACGTCGTGGCGCTCAAAAGG AATGAATCTGGGAGGATCGGAATGGAGGGCTGCATATGTGAGGACTACTACAAAGTACGCAAACTGCTGTATGAACAGTATGCCATCGTCTGA
- the LOC136433949 gene encoding UDP-glucuronosyltransferase 1-2-like, which yields MRAITLAVSVAIFLHLLSDERFNVHGGKVLLVPTPVIESYWFEMAKIGQVLSDRGHDVAVVFPERVLTKRQKDRPDFQFETFQDQGTWARLEELNNLEREEAGEDGQIFLPRLLQLRQMWGQEMAKHCDLLLRNSTLTDRMKASRYDVIVTDALFHCGAIVGRHLDVPNVALVAPLEHDTRATGVPFPCSYVPSVFSTFDDRMPFLQRLENAFVVCKQMAVFWLWARAHDSVTHRYLGKGETALTAMSHTDVWLYVSDPLLDFPQPSMPNMVNIGGFHVKQPGSLSEELETFMRSSGDDGVVVVSFGAFMNSVPTQQAEVLATVFALLPQKVLWRHGGEKPASLGSNTKLMNWLPQNDLLGHEKTRLFVTHAGRSSVYEALHHGVPVVCLPTCLDQPANAARLVARGAGISLNYRTVTVEELYQAIVTVITDERYRAAAARLSSLHRDQPQPPMGRAVWWIEHVIKHGGLPHLRARAVELPWYQYYLLDVAAFLMAVCSVAMGVVWFSCLLCCRKCRRVGKIKSQ from the exons ATGCGGGCGATCACACTCGCAGTTTCTGTAGCGATTTTTCTGCACCTCCTGTCCGATGAAAGATTCAATGTCCACGGTGGAAAGGTACTGCTGGTGCCAACCCCGGTCATAGAAAGCTACTGGTTCGAAATGGCAAAGATCGGACAAGTCTTGTCGGACAGGGGGCACGATGTGGCGGTAGTCTTTCCAGAGCGCGTTCTGACAAAACGGCAAAAGGACAGGCCTGATTTTCAGTTCGAGACATTCCAGGACCAAGGAACTTGGGCACGCCTTGAAGAACTTAACAACCTGGAGAGGGAGGAAGCGGGGGAGGATGGTCAAATCTTCCTCCCCCGGCTGTTACAACTGCGCCAAATGTGGGGCCAAGAAATGGCAAAACATTGTGACCTGCTGCTGAGAAACAGTACCTTGACAGACCGCATGAAGGCGTCGCGGTACGATGTCATCGTAACCGACGCCCTGTTTCACTGTGGAGCAATAGTCGGCAGACACCTGGACGTCCCTAATGTCGCGTTGGTGGCACCCTTAGAACACGACACAAGAGCCACGGGGGTTCCCTTCCCTTGCTCGTACGTACCGTCGGTGTTTTCTACCTTCGATGATCGCATGCCTTTTCTACAACGGTTAGAGAACGCTTTCGTCGTCTGTAAACAAATGGCAGTGTTCTGGCTGTGGGCAAGGGCACACGACAGTGTTACCCACAGGTACCTCGGCAAGGGGGAGACAGCCCTGACCGCGATGTCTCACACCGACGTTTGGCTATACGTGTCCGATCCTTTGTTGGATTTTCCCCAGCCGtccatgccaaatatggtgAATATTGGAGGATTCCATGTAAAGCAGCCTGGGAGTCTTTCAGAG GAGTTGGAGACGTTCATGCGAAGTTCCGGAGACGATGGGGTTGTTGTGGTCAGCTTCGGGGCGTTTATGAACTCCGTACCGACCCAGCAGGCAGAGGTCCTCGCGACGGTCTTCGCCCTGCTCCCGCAGAAGGTGTTGTGGCGGCACGGGGGAGAAAAACCGGCCAGCCTGGGCAGCAATACTAAACTGATGAATTGGCTGCCACAAAATGACCTCCTAG GCCACGAGAAGACCCGACTTTTCGTCACACACGCGGGGAGAAGTAGCGTGTACGAGGCCTTGCACCACGGAGTACCCGTGGTCTGCCTACCGACGTGTCTGGATCAGCCCGCCAACGCCGCACGGCTTGTCGCCAGAGGCGCGGGGATAAGTCTGAACTACCGCACGGTCACAGTCGAGGAGCTGTATCAGGCCATCGTCACGGTCATCACCGACGAAAG GTACCGAGCAGCTGCAGCACGCCTGTCCAGTCTGCACCGTGACCAGCCCCAGCCGCCCATGGGAAGAGCAGTCTGGTggatagaacacgtcatcaaacatggcggactgCCCCATCTCCGCGCACGCGCCGTGGAGCTGCCGTGGTACCAGTACTACCTTCTGGACGTGGCTGCGTTCCTCATGGCCGTGTGTTCAGTCGCCATGGGGGTCGTTTGGTTCAGCTGCTTGCTATGTTGTAGGAAATGTCGGCGTGTGGGGAAAATAAAATCTCAATAA
- the LOC136432037 gene encoding uncharacterized protein, whose protein sequence is MDHKGNLAKVCRTCGIRFRLKKGNPKPVTAFREVILYLFNGSDVTQDEEDIHPPFVCDKCRCVLRNAQATMKTGKAPITMLGDRLPDFQPHLEDNCFICNYKPTGRPVKKNPRSLKGSSPADIATLQTPGMSREDAPLQTSSTSQEHTALQTPASASQEDAPLQTPDHKQKLARMCRICGIPNKPKKHRNPAPVCTFRETIAYLYDGYDVQHDTEHIHPPSVCWKCQCALKRVQEKISKGEAPNTLLPSKLADFVPHGDSCNICTFKKAGRPVKKHPGLRVKSKVSIEDVPSTSEPYPDTPEPSTWQSSVPEQTTSDSSVPKPCTSQSSLPEPYTSQSSVPEPSTSQSSVPEQTMPDSSVPAPSTLQSSVPEQTTLQSTADVATLQSPASTSQEDAPLQTPGTTYREEAPLDLSLLGTNKMVSDHKIKLLGVCRVCGLRFKCKKGRNPKPAHAFREPISYLYEGFDVGCDKEDIHPSHVCDKCRNALWKVQTAITEGKAPKTMLPGKLPDFSPHTEDNCSICNYKETGRPVKKNIGSKGRVQEVTPFTAILPASHEDVSESFGPQQNMPEFFVPEPATFKFSVPEPYTSESSVPEPYTLKSSVPEPCTSQFSVPEPSTFQSSVPEPSTSQSSVPEPSTSQSSVPEPSTSQSSVPEPFTLSWCVMPNGGLYRLYRYGYTSQSSVPEPSTSKSFVPEPSTSQSSVPEPSTSQSSVPEPSTSKSSVPEPSISKSSVPELSTSQSSGSLPQSFVPEPSTSQSSVTERSTSQSYVPEPFTSQSSVPEPSTSQSPIPAPSTSQSSVPAPSTSQSSVPEPSSSQPSVPEPSTSQSSVPGFSTSQSSVPEPSSSQPSVPESSSSQPSVPESSTAQSYVPGPSTLQSSVPESSTSQSSVPEPSSSQPSVPEPSSSQPSVPGSSTSQSSVPEPSSSQPSVPESSSSQPSVPESSTAQSYVPEPSSSQPSVPGSSTSQSSVPEPSSSQPSVPASSTSKSSVPEPSTSQSYVPESSVREPSTSQSSVPEQSTTKPFLPGPHTCVLKSEEIVAEAGRHGFILAGTKKTGTLVLVKFRNINEEHMSVSMTVDVEADRTWQLHVQNKSLSPSSPQLSEANLPAVLSKSTCKDFFWYLSYCFICIGNIGYDSLLDARREGIETVTLSKLDGTVAAREEVGTFKEGRTTYTRTIRHTDCHVLLPPTRRSARCECCVKYASSLRSALAKSKVKSDPNISASSTVPHKYLSKEQLIAKLAEAQRERNDLRVQADTLKRRYCEAFSTEGFTLNGSQHNHPQIVENTPLQG, encoded by the exons ATGG ACCACAAAGGAAATCTTGCAAAAGTTTGCAGGACGTGCGGTATTCGCTTCCGACTGAAGAAAGGCAACCCAAAACCAGTGACAGCCTTTAGAGAAGTCATTTTGTATCTGTTTAATGGTTCTGATGTCACTCAGGATGAAGAGGACATTCATCCACCATTCGTGTGTGACAAATGCCGGTGTGTCCTGAGAAATGCTCAAGCTACGATGAAAACGGGAAAAGCACCAATAACAATGTTAGGTGACAGGCTGCCAGATTTTCAGCCACACTTAGAAGACAACTGTTTCATATGCAATTACAAGCCAACTGGTAGGCCAGTAAAAAAGAATCCCCGCTCCTTGAAGGGGTCATCCCCAGCTGACATTGCAACCCTCCAAACCCCAGGTATGTCTCGAGAGGATGCACCTCTCCAGACCTCCAGTACATCTCAAGAGCACACAGCCCTCCAAACCCCAGCCTCTGCATCTCAAGAGGACGCACCCCTCCAAACCCCAG ATCACAAACAAAAGCTTGCAAGAATGTGTAGAATTTGTGGGATTCCAAATAAACCGAAGAAACACCGAAACCCAGCGCCAGTGTGTACATTCAGAGAAACCATAGCGTACTTGTATGATGGATATGATGTCCAACATGATACAGAACACATCCATCCACCATCTGTGTGCTGGAAATGCCAGTGTGCCCTCAAAAGGGTGCAAGAAAAGATCAGTAAGGGCGAGGCCCCGAATACTCTGCTACCCAGCAAGCTTGCAGATTTTGTTCCACATGGAGATAGTTGCAACATCTGTACGTTCAAGAAAGCTGGAAGGCCAGTTAAAAAACACCCCGGATTGCGAGTAAAATCAAAAGTGTCCATAGAGGACGTGCCTTCCACATCTGAGCCCTACCCTGATACACCTGAGCCCTCCACATGGCAGTCCTCTGTACCTGAGCAGACCACATCAGACTCCTCTGTACCTAAGCCCTGCACTTCGCAGTCTTCTCTACCTGAACCTTACACATCGCAGTCCTCTGTACCTGAGCCCTCCACATCACAGTCTTCTGTACCTGAGCAGACCATGCCAGACTCCTCAGTACCTGCTCCCTCCACATTGCAGTCCTCTGTACCTGAGCAGACCACATTGCAGTCCACAGCTGACGTTGCAACCCTCCAAAGCCCCGCCTCTACATCTCAAGAGGACGCACCCCTCCAAACCCCAGGTACTACATATCGAGAGGAAGCACCCCTTGATTTAAGCCTCCTTGGCACAAACAAAATGG TTTCAGATCACAAGATAAAGCTGCTTGGAGTCTGCAGAGTGTGTGGACTTCGTTTCAAGTGTAAGAAAGGTCGAAATCCAAAACCAGCACACGCTTTCAGAGAGCCCATCTCGTACTTATACGAGGGTTTTGATGTTGGATGCGACAAAGAAGACATCCACCCTTCCCACGTGTGtgataaatgtagaaatgccTTGTGGAAGGTGCAAACTGCCATCACAGAGGGTAAAGCGCCCAAAACCATGCTACCTGGAAAGCTTCCAGATTTTTCCCCACACACAGAAGACAACTGCAGCATCTGCAATTACAAGGAAACTGGGAGGCCAGTGAAGAAAAACATCGGATCAAAAGGACGAGTACAGGAAGTCACACCCTTCACAGCTATCTTGCCTGCATCACATGAAGACGTGTCAGAGTCCTTCGGACCTCAGCAGAACATGCCAGAGTTCTTTGTACCTGAGCCCGCCACATTTAAGTTCTCTGTACCTGAGCCTTACACATCAGAGTCCTCCGTACCTGAGCCTTACACACTGAAGTCCTCTGTACCTGAGCCATGTACTTCGCAGTTCTCTGTACCTGAGCCTTCCACATTTCAGTCCTCTGTTCCTGAGCCTTCCACATCACAGTCCTCTGTACCTGAGCCTTCCACATCACAGTCCTCTGTTCCTGAGCCTTCCACATCACAGTCCTCTGTACCTGAACCTTTCACGTTAAGCTGGTGTGTAATGCCAAATGGCggtttataccggctatatcgATATGGATACACATCGCAGTCCTCTGTACCTGAGCCCTCCACATCAAAGTCCTTCGTACCTGAGCCGTCAACATCACAGTCCTCTGTACCAGAACCATCAACATCACAGTCCTCCGTACCTGAGCCCTCCACATCAAAGTCCTCTGTACCTGAGCCCTCCATATCAAAGTCCTCTGTACCTGAGCTATCGACATCGCAGTCCTCAGGCTCTTTACCTCAGTCCTTTGTACCTGAGCCGTCAACATCACAGTCCTCTGTAACTGAGCGCTCCACATCGCAGTCCTATGTACCTGAGCCCTTCACATCACAGTCCTCTGTACCTGAGCCGTCAACATCACAGTCCCCCATACCTGCACCCTCCACATCGCAGTCCTCTGTACCTGCACCCTCCACATCGCAGTCCTCTGTACCTGAGCCCTCCTCATCGCAGCCCTCTGTACCTGAGCCGTCAACATCACAGTCCTCTGTACCTGGGTTCTCCACATCACAGTCCTCTGTACCTGAGCCCTCCTCATCGCAGCCCTCTGTACCTGAGTCCTCCTCATCGCAGCCCTCTGTACCTGAGTCCTCCACAGCACAGTCCTATGTACCTGGGCCCTCCACATTGCAGTCCTCTGTACCTGAGTCCTCCACATCACAGTCCTCTGTACCTGAGCCCTCCTCATCGCAGCCCTCTGTACCTGAGCCCTCCTCATCGCAGCCCTCTGTACCTGGGTCCTCCACATCACAGTCCTCTGTACCTGAGCCCTCCTCATCGCAGCCCTCTGTACCTGAGTCCTCCTCATCGCAGCCCTCTGTACCTGAGTCCTCCACAGCACAGTCCTATGTACCTGAGCCCTCCTCATCGCAGCCCTCTGTACCTGGGTCCTCCACATCACAGTCCTCTGTACCTGAGCCCTCCTCATCGCAGCCCTCTGTACCTGCATCCTCCACATCAAAGTCCTCTGTACCTGAGCCCTCTACGTCGCAGTCCTATGTACCTGAGTCCTCAGTACGTGAGCCCTCCACATCACAGTCCTCTGTACCTGAGCAATCCACAACTAAGCCCTTCTTGCCTGGGCCTCACACATGTGTGCTGAAAAGTGAAGAAATCGTGGCAGAAGCAGGTAGACATGGGTTCATCCTCGCTGGAACCAAGAAAACTGGAACTCTTGTCCTTGTCAAGTTTCGGAACATAAATGAAGAGCACATGTCAGTATCTATGACAGTCGACGTCGAAGCAGACAGAACGTGGCAGCTCCACGTTCAGAACAAGTCTCTGTCGCCCTCCAGTCCCCAGTTATCCGAAGCAAATCTGCCTGCTGTACTTTCAAAGTCAACCTGCAAAGATTTTTTCTGGTACCTGTCGTACTGCTTCATTTGCATTGGGAACATCGGTTATGATTCCCTACTTGACGCCAGGAGAGAGGGGATAGAGACAGTGACGTTGTCAAAACTGGATGGCACTGTCGCTGCAAGGGAGGAGGTCGGAACATTCAAGGAGGGACGTACTACGTACACGAGGACAATCAGACACACAGACTGTCATGTACTACTTCCACCCACCAGGAGGTCTGCACGATGTGAGTGCTGTGTGAAGTATGCCTCTTCCTTGCGCAGTGCACTAGCTAAAAGCAAAGTAAAATCAGACCCGAACATTTCTGCCAGTTCCACAGTTCCTCACAAGTACCTATCAAAGGAGCAGCTGATTGCAAAACTAGCTGAGGCACAAAGGGAGAGGAATGATCTCAGGGTACAGGCAGACACACTCAAAAGACGCTACTGTGAAGCCTTCAGTACGGAAGGGTTCACCCTGAATGGAAGCCAGCATAACCACCCACAGATTGTGGAAAACACCCCATTGCAGGGATGA
- the LOC136433950 gene encoding N-acylneuraminate-9-phosphatase-like has protein sequence MALNTKKVEAIIFDLDNTLIPTKEADDEAYELVREVIEEACPGYDTAAMTSKFRVDLGWNEGCDPDGRLTVDEWRTKLWETTLNEHGVTQYNGLPAKMYATWKKERLKRMVFTEEIKKMLVELRKDYKLQLMTNGPLEPQREKSQVCESNVYFDSIVLCGLYAEQKPYPSVYRRALQELQVDAERCVMVGDRLNTDIQGGLNAKLLSTVWINPTGAAIPEGGPVPHHTVKSVLELPKILDIVNGTPPVSA, from the exons ATGGCGCTGAATACGAAGAAGGTGGAGGCAATAATTTTCGACTTGGACAACACGTTAATACCGACCAAAGAAGCGGACGACGAGGCCTACGAATTG GTGAGAGAGGTAATAGAAGAAGCATGTCCAGGGTACGACACCGCAGCCATGACCTCCAAATTCAGGGTTGACCTGGGCTGGAACGAAGGGTGTGACCCAGAcggcag GTTGACGGTTGACGAGTGGAGAACGAAGCTGTGGGAGACCACGCTGAACGAGCACGGCGTCACGCAGTACAACGGCCTGCCCGCCAAGATGTACGCCACCTGGAAGAAGGAGCGTCTGAAGAGGATGGTGTTCACCGAGGAGATTAAGAAGATGCTCGTGGAGCTGAGGAAGGACTACAAGCTGCAGTTGATGACAAACGGACCGCTGGAGCCGCAGAGGGAGAAGTCACAG GTGTGTGAGTCCAACGTGTACTTCGACTCCATCGTGCTCTGCGGGCTGTATGCGGAGCAGAAGCCGTACCCGTCCGTGTACCGTCGGGCGCTACAGGAGCTGCAGGTCGACGCCGAACGGTGCGTCATGGTGGGCGACCGCCTGAACACCGACATTCAGGGAGGACTGAACGCCAAGCTGCTGAGCACCGTGTGGATCAATCCGACGGGCGCCGCGATCCCCGAGGGAGGCCCCGTTCCTCACCACACTGTCAAGTCTGTCCTAGAGTTGCCCAAGATTCTGGATATCGTAAATGGGACTCCTCCGGTGTCGGCTTGA
- the LOC136433951 gene encoding DNA repair protein RAD51 homolog 1 encodes MAMQMERPQAAVEQEEDENFGPMLVKSLEQHGISSNDVKKLEEAGFYTVEAVAYAPKKQLINIKGISEAKADKILAEACKLVPMGFTTATDFHARRSEMISITTGSKELDKLLQGGIETGSITEMFGEFRTGKTQLCHTLAVTCQLPVDQGGGEGKCLYIDTEGTFRPERLIAVAERFNLSGPDVLDNVACARAFNSDHQSQLLMQASAMMAESRYALLIVDSATALYRTDYSGRGELSARQMHLARFLRMLLRLADEFGIAVVITNQVVAQVDGAAMFAADPKKPIGGNIMAHASTTRLYLRKGRGDTRICKIYDSPCLPEADAMFSIGNEGITDAKD; translated from the exons ATGGCGATGCAGATGGAGCGACCCCAGGCTGCTGTGGAGCAGGAGGAGGATGAGAACTTTGGACCGATGCTGGTGAAATCCCTCGAG CAACATGGCATCAGTTCCAACGATGTGAAAAAGCTGGAGGAGGCAGGGTTCTACACGGTGGAGGCGGTGGCGTACGCCCCAAAGAAACAGCTCATCAACATCAAGGGCATCAGCGAGGCCAAGGCAGACAAGATTTTG GCAGAGGCGTGTAAGCTGGTTCCCATGGGATTCACCACGGCGACAGACTTCCACGCCCGGAGATCGGAGATGATTTCCATCACCACAGGCTCCAAGGAGCTCGACAAGCTGCTGCAAG GAGGAATTGAGACAGGATCTATCACAGAGATGTTTGGAGAGTTCCGCACAGGGAAGACACAGTTGTGTCACACACTCGCAGTCACATGCCAG ctgccgGTTGACCAGGGCGGAGGGGAGGGGAAGTGCCTGTACATCGACACAGAGGGGACCTTCAGACCAGAACGACTTATTGCTGTTGCTGAAAG GTTTAACCTGTCCGGTCCAGATGTGCTGGACAACGTGGCCTGCGCTCGTGCCTTCAACTCCGACCACCAGTCCCAGCTGCTCATGCAGGCGTCCGCCATGATGGCGGAGTCAAG ATATGCCTTGCTGATAGTAGACAGTGCCACGGCGCTGTACCGTACAGACTACTCCGGTCGCGGGGAGCTCTCCGCCAGACAGATGCACCTGGCTCGATTCCTGAGGATGCTACTCAGACTGGCTGATGAG TTTGGTATCGCCGTGGTGATAACCAATCAGGTGGTGGCTCAGGTGGATGGAGCGGCCATGTTTGCTGCAGATCCGAAGAAGCCAATCGGAGGAAACATCATGGCCCACGCATCAACTACTAG GTTGTACTTAAGAAAAGGCAGAGGCGACACGAGAATCTGCAAGATTTACGACTCCCCGTGTCTGCCTGAGGCAGATGCCATGTTCTCCATCGGAAATGAAGGAATAACGGACGCAAAGGACTAG